AGGAAGCGCTCGACGGCATCGTCGCCGCACTGCAGGCGCAGCCGCATCTACCCGACCAGGTGAAGGACGAGCCCGACGCGAAGCCGGGCGTGATCGACAACCCGTTTTAGTGTCCCGCGCGCACGGATAGTGCGGCGCGGCGCAGCGTGGTCGCACAGGCTCGTGAGCGCATGCGCGACCCGCTCCGACCACACTGTCCCGGTCGGCGGGCGCCGTCTCGCGAAAGAGCCGCGCGCCCGGGCACCACGGCGAATCGTCGCGGTCGCGGAACCAGCGCCAGCAGGCGTCGTAGCGCGACAGAATCCGCACCGGGCGATTGAGCGCGCCCGCGAAGTGGAGCATCGACGTATCGTCGGTAATCACCAGATCCAGGCTCTCGTCGATAGCCGACGCGTGCCGCCAGGCCCGATCAGTTGTGCGCGCAAGGCACCGGGTGCGGCGCGGAACCAGGCGCTGGCATCGAGCAGATCGGTAAGCTCAGTCGAAGTCATCGTTCGAAGCGCGCCTCGAAGATTGATTGCGAGCAGTGGGTCGAATTGTCGGCTAGCCGAAAGTGTCGCAGCGCGCCGTCGGCGATTATGATGACTTTCAACATGAACGGCATCCATGAGAACGCTCACTGACCAGCTTGCGCAATACGCAGCCTATCATCGCGATCGCCGCAACATCGCGACGCACTTCATCGGCATTCCGATGATCGTGCTCGCGCTCGCCGTGCTGCTGAGCCGTCCCGCGTGGACGATTGCGGCGCTGCCCTGCGCGGTGTCGCCGGTGTGGGTGCTCTTCGGCCTCAGCGTGATCTACTATGTCGTGCTCGACGTGCCGCTCGGGTTGATGATGACAGTGGTGTTGCTCGCGTGCGTCGCGTGCGGCGCATGGCTCGCCGCACAACCGACGTTGACGTGGCTCGCGTCGGGCATAGGGCTGTTCGTGATCGGCTGGGTGTTCCAGTTCGTCGGACACGTGGCCTACGAGCACCGCAAGCCCGCCTTCGTCGACGACGTGATCGGTCTGCTGATCGGCCCGCTGTTCGTGCTGGCCGAAGCGCTGTTCGCATTCGGCTGGCGCCTCGCGTTGCGCGAGGCGATCGAAGCGAAAGCCGGGCCGACGCATGTCGATGCCGCGCATCGCGTCACCCGGCATCGCTTCTGAATTCAACGCGGCGCAAGTAGCCTTGCGCTATGCAACGCGGTCAGCCCCACTGCGATCCAGATCGGCACATACGTTCCGAGCTGCTGAGCCGTCAGCGTTTCACCGAGCAAAGTCACCGATACGATGACGAGTAACACCGGCTCGACATAACCGAGGATGCCGAACAGCGCCATCGGCAGCAAACGGCTCGCTTTCAGGTACGTCGCGAGCGCCACCGTGCTCAGCGCGCCGAGCCCGGGCAACAGCAGCAGCCACATGTCGACGCGGCCGGAGAGCAGCGCGAACGAGCCGCCGCTGAACGCCATCGCGAGCGCGAACGGCAACATCAGCGACATCTCTAGCGCGAAGGCAGTCAACGAATCGGCGTTGATCTTGCGACGCAGCACAAAATACGGCGGATAACCGATCGCGACGAGCAGCGTCGGCCAGGAAAAAGCGCGCGTGACCCAAAGTTCGTGCAACACGCCGACCGCGGCGCATCCAACCGCGAGCCACTGCAACGGCTCGAGCCGCTCGTGATAGTAGAAGCGTCCGAGCAGCACCATCGTCAGCGGCAATAGAAAGTAGCCTAACGAGACTTCGAGCATCCGCCCATGCAGGGGTGCCCACAGGAACACCCACAACTGCGCGCCCAGCAATATCGCACTCGCGACCAGCAGCAGCGCCGTGCGAGGCTCGCGAATCGCGCGCTGCAGCAGCATCTGCAACTGCGGCAGGCGCGATCGAAGGGCAATCAGCGTGAAGGCGCCCGGCACGGTCCAGATTACGCGCCACGCGAAGATGTCGAGACCCGTCAATGGCGTGAGCAGCTTCGCGTACACGGACAAGAGGGCAAACAATGTCGATGCGCTCACAGATAACGCGATGCCGCGGCCCGGTCGATAAGCGTTCATCGGCGAATCCGCGGCGTGAGGTCAGGCGCGCTGCGGCGGGAAATGTCGTCCATAGTTAAGTCTTGTTTTAACTGCGCGGCGCCCGCGGGCTTGCGTACGAGCGCGGCTGTGTCGCGTGAAGCGCGCATTCTAGCGGTATCCACGCACGACCCGCCCTTTTCGGCCAGATTGCGTCCGTGCATATCCACGCGTGATGCACTATAAAAGCTAACTCCATCTTCGCGCCGCACGTCGCGCAAGTCTGTTTCTTGCTTCTCGGTACGGCTCAAAGTCGCGCCAGCGGCTTTCAATCTGCTTCTGTGTAAACATAGCCCGAACGCAGACACGCGCCGGTCATCGAATGCGTTCACGCTTGGTTCGCTGAACGCTCGCCGGTCCACTTACTCCAACGCATTCGCTCTTCCGCAGTCCGCAAGTCATCAAAGGAACGAGACAACACGGAGCCAACATGACTCAGCCAGCCGTATCGCATCATTTGTCGCACGACATATCGCCGGAATTCGCCGCCGCCGTTCGCGCTGGCCTCTGCAAGCAGCCCCAGAAAGAATTGCCGTCGAAGTATCTGTACGATGAAGTCGGTTCGGCGCTCTTCGAAGTGATTACCGCGCTACCCGAATACGGCGTCACGCGCTCCGAAGAGCGCCTGCTCGCCGAGCACGCGAGCGATATCGTCGCGCAGTTGCCGCACGACGCGATCGTCGCGGAACTGGGCAGCGGCAGCGGCCGCAAGACGCGCCGCATCCTCGAAGCGCTCTGTAAAAAGCGACCCACGACTTACAGCCCGATTGAAATTTCGCGCACCGCCTTGCAATTGTGCCGCCGCGAACTCGGCGATATCGAACGCATTTCGATCGTCGGTTATGAACGCGACTATCTCGCGGGGCTCGCGGAAGTCAGCAAGCGGCGCGCCAAGGACGAACCGCTGCTCGTGCTGTTTCTTGGCAGCACGATCGGCAATTTCGGCCGGCTGGCGGCGACGCGTTTTCTGCGCGATATCCGCAACATGCTCGCGCCAGGCGACGCGCTGCTGCTGGGCACCGACCTCGAAAAACCGGTGCCCGTGCTGATCTCCGCGTATGACGATCCCATCGGCGTGACGGCCGCGTTCAACCTGAACCTGCTCGCGCGAATCAACCGCGAGCTGGACGGCGACTTTCCGCTCGATGCGTTCGAGCACGTCGCGCGTTTCAACCCGGACGTGCGCAGCATCGAAATGCATTTGCGCGCGAAGCGGCGCGTGAGTGCGCGGGTGCGCGCGGCGAAGTTGACGGTCGAGCTGCAGGAAGGCGAGACGATCTGGACGGAGAGCAGCCACAAATATCGCGCGGAAGAACTGCATGCGATCGCCGACGACGCCAACTTCACGTGCAGTCATCAATGGATCGAGCGCGATTGGGGCTTTGCGGAAAGCCTGCTGGTGGCGCGTTGATGGTGCGGGCGCTTTGCTTCCGACGCCCGCCTGAGTCGCGCAACAGCGACAAGCGCGGGCCCTGAACCCGCACGCTTCGTTTCAGCCGCTGCGCGTCAATGCTGCTCGAAGCGCTCGTAGCGCTTGTCGCTGGCGCGCTCTTCATGCGTGACTTCCGTCACGCGCGCCAGCGGCGGCCCGTGACGCAGCCAGGACAACATCCGGTCGAGCTGATTCGCCGGTCCCTGCAGCATCGCCTCGACAGAACCGTCGTCAAGATTCGCCACCCATCCCCGGATACCCAGCGCGTGCGCCTGGCGCACCGTCGCGTGCCGAAAGCCGACACCCTGCACCATGCCGCGCACCCGCACGTAATACGTTTCGATTCTCGAATCGAGATCCGTGCCGGTCATGCTCTTCCCTCCTTTATGCGTTTCGATGCCTTACTCGCGTTTACGCGGGCATTCTAGTCGCGCCGCGCGCGCTTTGCTCGCGCGCTCTTCCCCCGCGCCGGAGCGCAAAGGCCGCAAGCACGGCGCGCGCCATCGGCAGCACGTACAATCCGACCTCTGCCAACCTCCAACCACGTCACGGCAAGCAATGACCGATCAGACTCGCGATCTCGTACTCGTTACCGGCGCATCCGGTTTCGTCGGCTCGGCCGTCGCTCGCATCGCGCAGCAAAAGGGCTTTGCGGTACGCGTGCTCGTGCGTCCAACCAGCCCGCGCCGCAACGTCGAATCGCTCGATGCAGAAATCGCGGTCGGCGACATGCGCGACGAGGCGTCGATGCGTGCCGCGCTGCGCGGTGCGCGCTATCTGCTGCACGTCGCGGCCGATTACCGGCTGTGGGCGCCCGACCCGCTCGACATCGAACGCGCGAACCTGGAAGGCACGGAAGCGACGATGCGCGCCGCGCTGAAGGAAGGCGTGGAGCGCGTCGTGTACACCAGCAGCGTGGCGACACTAAAAGTGACGGGCTCGGGCGCATCCGTCGACGAAACCTCACCGATGACGCCGCAGCAGGCGATCGGGGTGTACAAGCGCAGCAAGGTGCTCGCCGAGCGCGCCGTCGAACGGATGATCGCGAAGCATGGCCTGCCCGCCGTGATCGTCAATCCGTCGACGCCGATCGGCCCGCGTGACGTGAAGCCCACGCCAACGGGACGCATCATCGTCGAAGCGGCGCTCGGCAAGATTCCCGCCTTCGTCGATACGGGACTGAACCTCGTGCATGTCGACGACGTAGCAATGGGCCATTTCCTCGCGCTCGCGCACGGCAAGATCGGCGAGCGCTACATTCTGGGCGGTGAGAATCTCCCGCTGCAGCAGATGCTCGCGGATATCGCGGGCATGGTCGGACGGAGGGCGCCGACCATCGCGCTGCCGCGCTGGCCGCTGTATCCGCTCGCGCTCGGCGCCGAGGCCGTCGCGAAGTTCACGAAGCGCGAGCCGTTCGTCACCGTCGACGGCCTGAAGATGTCGAAGAACAAGATGTACTTCACGTCGGCAAAAGCGGAGCGCGAACTCGGCTACAACGCGCGGCCGTATCGAGAAGGCTTGCGCGACGCACTCGACTGGTTCCGGGAAGCTGGCTATCTGAAAGCATGACGGCGCGAGCCT
This Paraburkholderia phymatum STM815 DNA region includes the following protein-coding sequences:
- the rarD gene encoding EamA family transporter RarD; this translates as MNAYRPGRGIALSVSASTLFALLSVYAKLLTPLTGLDIFAWRVIWTVPGAFTLIALRSRLPQLQMLLQRAIREPRTALLLVASAILLGAQLWVFLWAPLHGRMLEVSLGYFLLPLTMVLLGRFYYHERLEPLQWLAVGCAAVGVLHELWVTRAFSWPTLLVAIGYPPYFVLRRKINADSLTAFALEMSLMLPFALAMAFSGGSFALLSGRVDMWLLLLPGLGALSTVALATYLKASRLLPMALFGILGYVEPVLLVIVSVTLLGETLTAQQLGTYVPIWIAVGLTALHSARLLAPR
- a CDS encoding Mpo1 family 2-hydroxy fatty acid dioxygenase codes for the protein MRTLTDQLAQYAAYHRDRRNIATHFIGIPMIVLALAVLLSRPAWTIAALPCAVSPVWVLFGLSVIYYVVLDVPLGLMMTVVLLACVACGAWLAAQPTLTWLASGIGLFVIGWVFQFVGHVAYEHRKPAFVDDVIGLLIGPLFVLAEALFAFGWRLALREAIEAKAGPTHVDAAHRVTRHRF
- a CDS encoding acylphosphatase, encoding MTGTDLDSRIETYYVRVRGMVQGVGFRHATVRQAHALGIRGWVANLDDGSVEAMLQGPANQLDRMLSWLRHGPPLARVTEVTHEERASDKRYERFEQH
- the hpnA gene encoding hopanoid-associated sugar epimerase, which translates into the protein MTDQTRDLVLVTGASGFVGSAVARIAQQKGFAVRVLVRPTSPRRNVESLDAEIAVGDMRDEASMRAALRGARYLLHVAADYRLWAPDPLDIERANLEGTEATMRAALKEGVERVVYTSSVATLKVTGSGASVDETSPMTPQQAIGVYKRSKVLAERAVERMIAKHGLPAVIVNPSTPIGPRDVKPTPTGRIIVEAALGKIPAFVDTGLNLVHVDDVAMGHFLALAHGKIGERYILGGENLPLQQMLADIAGMVGRRAPTIALPRWPLYPLALGAEAVAKFTKREPFVTVDGLKMSKNKMYFTSAKAERELGYNARPYREGLRDALDWFREAGYLKA
- the egtD gene encoding L-histidine N(alpha)-methyltransferase translates to MTQPAVSHHLSHDISPEFAAAVRAGLCKQPQKELPSKYLYDEVGSALFEVITALPEYGVTRSEERLLAEHASDIVAQLPHDAIVAELGSGSGRKTRRILEALCKKRPTTYSPIEISRTALQLCRRELGDIERISIVGYERDYLAGLAEVSKRRAKDEPLLVLFLGSTIGNFGRLAATRFLRDIRNMLAPGDALLLGTDLEKPVPVLISAYDDPIGVTAAFNLNLLARINRELDGDFPLDAFEHVARFNPDVRSIEMHLRAKRRVSARVRAAKLTVELQEGETIWTESSHKYRAEELHAIADDANFTCSHQWIERDWGFAESLLVAR